From bacterium, the proteins below share one genomic window:
- a CDS encoding AMP-binding protein, translating to MAPRSYDQYQPTFADRRRWNTPDVLRLRAQTHGERVYLDVPSTGETYSYAETLELAERVARGLLGAGGVPGDRLLIMLPNCSAYVLAWLGSSLAGIAEVPINTAYRGSFLEHQASTVTPRMVVTHPDYAGRFAESAESVRSVERFWLAGGDAAARDAAATTLQQAGFAVSEWEELLAAPVGNPGPDSPVGGAGDPSGTAIELPPVRHSDLASVFFTSGTTGLSKGVMMPHAHMHLFADQCVSLTRLSDADVYMSAGPLFHGNSHFLAAHPALIAGARYVLQERFSASAWGRQIRDSGATVTNFVGVMMDFVWQQPARPDDADNELRCIFAAPTASSILEAFKRRFGVEAFVEVFGLTETCMAILSPYGEDRPPGAAGLANSDWFDVRLVDPETDEEVPVGELGELVVRARCPWTQSVGYYNMPEATQEAWRNLWWHTGDGLRRDADGWYYFVDRLKDAIRRRGENISSYEVEQALLAHPAVAEVAVVATPADEEAGEDEVLAVIVPEPGAEISAAAIWEYADRRLPYFAVPRYLRFVAELPKTPSEKVRKVELRAAGAGTGTHDRGPAPRRGGRRT from the coding sequence ATGGCCCCCCGCAGCTACGACCAGTACCAGCCGACGTTCGCCGACCGGCGCCGCTGGAACACGCCCGACGTGCTGCGCCTCCGGGCGCAGACCCACGGCGAGCGCGTCTACCTCGACGTCCCGTCGACGGGTGAGACCTACAGCTACGCCGAGACCCTCGAGTTGGCCGAGCGGGTCGCCCGCGGCCTGCTCGGGGCGGGGGGCGTCCCGGGGGACAGGCTGCTCATCATGCTGCCGAACTGCTCGGCCTACGTGCTCGCCTGGCTGGGATCCTCGCTGGCGGGGATTGCCGAGGTCCCCATCAACACCGCCTACCGGGGCAGTTTCCTGGAACATCAGGCATCAACCGTGACGCCCCGCATGGTGGTCACCCATCCGGACTATGCCGGGCGCTTCGCCGAGAGCGCCGAGTCGGTGCGCAGCGTGGAACGCTTCTGGCTGGCCGGAGGCGACGCCGCCGCACGGGACGCCGCCGCCACGACCCTGCAACAGGCGGGGTTCGCGGTCTCGGAGTGGGAGGAACTGCTGGCCGCCCCGGTCGGGAACCCCGGCCCCGACTCTCCGGTCGGCGGAGCGGGCGACCCGAGCGGGACCGCCATCGAACTGCCCCCCGTACGCCATTCCGACCTCGCGTCGGTCTTCTTCACCTCCGGCACGACGGGCCTGTCCAAGGGCGTGATGATGCCGCACGCCCACATGCACCTCTTCGCCGACCAGTGCGTGTCGCTCACCCGGCTCAGCGACGCCGACGTCTACATGTCGGCGGGGCCCCTGTTCCACGGCAACAGCCATTTCCTCGCCGCCCATCCGGCGTTGATCGCCGGCGCCCGCTACGTCCTGCAGGAGCGGTTCAGCGCCAGCGCCTGGGGTCGCCAGATCCGCGACAGCGGCGCCACGGTCACCAACTTCGTGGGCGTGATGATGGACTTCGTCTGGCAGCAGCCCGCCAGGCCCGACGACGCCGACAACGAACTGCGCTGCATCTTCGCCGCCCCCACGGCCTCCAGCATTCTCGAGGCCTTCAAGCGGCGGTTCGGGGTGGAGGCGTTCGTGGAGGTCTTCGGCCTGACCGAGACCTGCATGGCGATCCTCAGCCCCTACGGCGAGGACCGTCCCCCCGGCGCCGCCGGCCTCGCCAACAGCGACTGGTTCGACGTGCGGCTCGTGGACCCCGAGACCGACGAGGAGGTCCCCGTCGGCGAGCTGGGCGAGCTCGTGGTGCGCGCCCGCTGTCCCTGGACGCAGTCGGTCGGCTACTACAACATGCCCGAGGCGACCCAGGAGGCCTGGCGCAACCTCTGGTGGCACACCGGCGACGGGCTGCGGCGCGATGCCGACGGCTGGTACTACTTCGTGGACCGCCTGAAGGACGCCATCCGCCGCCGCGGCGAGAACATCAGCTCCTACGAGGTGGAGCAGGCCCTCCTGGCGCATCCCGCCGTGGCCGAGGTGGCGGTGGTGGCCACCCCCGCCGACGAGGAGGCGGGCGAGGACGAGGTGCTGGCCGTCATCGTGCCCGAGCCGGGCGCCGAGATCTCCGCCGCGGCGATATGGGAGTACGCCGACCGCCGGCTGCCCTACTTCGCCGTCCCGCGCTACCTGCGTTTCGTCGCCGAACTCCCCAAGACGCCCTCGGAGAAGGTGCGCAAGGTGGAACTGCGCGCCGCAGGTGCCGGGACCGGCACCCACGATCGGGGTCCCGCGCCGCGGCGAGGAGGCCGGCGAACATGA
- a CDS encoding VOC family protein gives MDSDPPAPAPTGLLPADGFYHWGIVAEDFDATCEELGAVCGLTWAEPMRREFDLRQPGGVVTVNFRLTYSVEGPPHYEILESSPGTLWDPATAHGGVHHLGFWSEDVTGDAARLEAAGYPCGATAATPDGRPAGFSYHRLHSGLWVELVDLARKPAYDTWIAGGDFPAFTPPGAPDAEPST, from the coding sequence ATGGACTCCGACCCTCCCGCGCCCGCCCCGACCGGCCTCCTGCCGGCAGACGGCTTCTACCACTGGGGCATCGTGGCGGAGGACTTCGACGCCACCTGCGAAGAGCTGGGCGCGGTCTGCGGCCTGACGTGGGCCGAGCCCATGCGCCGGGAGTTCGACCTGCGCCAGCCCGGCGGCGTGGTGACGGTGAACTTCCGGCTGACCTACTCCGTAGAGGGACCACCGCACTACGAGATACTGGAGTCCTCTCCCGGCACGCTCTGGGACCCGGCGACGGCCCACGGCGGCGTCCACCATCTGGGGTTCTGGTCCGAGGACGTGACCGGCGACGCCGCCCGCCTCGAGGCCGCCGGCTACCCGTGCGGCGCCACTGCGGCCACACCCGACGGCCGGCCCGCGGGGTTCAGCTATCACCGCCTGCACAGCGGCCTCTGGGTCGAGCTCGTGGACCTCGCCCGCAAGCCGGCCTACGACACCTGGATAGCGGGAGGCGACTTCCCTGCCTTCACGCCGCCGGGGGCGCCCGACGCCGAACCGTCCACGTGA